The window CGAGGGAGTTCGGTTCGCCGACGACAGCGCCGTGCTGGCCGCGGCACGCAACATCGGCGAATTCGTCGGCCGCCGGGTCGATGCCGATACGCACAGCATGGACGCCCGCTTGCCCGACGGCTCGCGCGTGCATGTGATCGTGCCGCCGAGCTCGCGCAACGGCGTCTGCATCTCGATCCGCAAGTTTCAGAAATCGTCGTTTCGTTTGGAGTCGCTCGTCGAACGCGGCAGTCTGAGCGCAGCGGCCGCCGAATTCTTGCGCCTGGCCGTCCTGTTGCATAAAAATATCGTGATCGCAGGCGGCACAGGGACCGGCAAGACCTCGATGCTCAACGCCCTCTCGGCCGCGATACCCGAGCACGAACGGATCGTCGTGATCGAAGATAGCTCGGAGCTACAGCTGCATCAGCCCCATACGGTCTATCTGGAAGCCCAGCCGCCGCGGCTCGACGGGGGCGGCCAAGTGACGATTCGCGACCTGTTCGTCGACTCGCTCCGGATGCGGCCCGACCGGATCGTCGTCGGCGAGGTACGGCGGGGCGAGGCGCTCGATTTGATTCAGTCGATGCTTTCCGGCCACGCCGGTTCGCTGAGCACGGTGCATGCCAACACGCCGCGCGATGCCGCCATTCGGCTCGAAACGCTCTGCATGATGAGCGACGTCGCGCTGCCCGTCCATGTCGCCCGCACGCAGGTGGCCTCGGCCTTGCACTTGGTCGTCAACATTGCGCGGCTGAGTGATGGCTCGCGGCGCGTGTTTTGCATCAGCGAGGCGCTCGGGCTCGACGAGCAAAACCAATATCGCTTTCAAGACATTTTCCGCTTCCAACCTTCCGGCCGCGACGCCGCGGGCTCGATCCGAGGGAACCTCGCTTACATGGGTACCCGACCGACCTTCGCCGCCGAGCCTGAATTGCTCGGCCTGGGGGCCGAAGTTAAGCTAACGACCGAACTATTTTCGCCCAACCTGTAACACTTCGCTCGCAGACGCGCTTTGCCTAGTTAGAGGTGATTCGAAGCCGCTCGAAGCAGGACACGAACACTTCGCCTAACCAAAATTCGGGACACGACTCTCTTACTTCGGGGTGCCTTATGTCGAACGTTATCAAGATGTTGCGCCGCTTGGATCAGGACGAAGACGGCATGGAAACGATGCAAGCCGTCATTATCTTCGGCGTGGCCGCGGTCGTGCTGGCGGTTATGTACAAGATGAAAGACCAGATCTTCACCTGGGTGCGTGAAAAGCTCGGCGAGATGGGAATTACGGTCTCCTAGAATCATGGTCTCCTAGCGGTAACGGCTTGTCGGCGCGCGGCGGCGATCTCGAAGAATGGGGGCGTAGCATGTCTGCAACGATCGATTGGTCCCCCGCGCAACGGCCCACCGACCAGCAAGCCCAGGCCGGAAAGTCGACCGCCGACGCTCCGAAGCCTGTTCGTTCGTGGATCGTCGCAGGGCTGTATCCGCTTGCCGCCTTCGTGGTCGTGCCGCTCGTTGATCGGTGGGTGTCGAGCGGTACTGGAACTAATGCCGTAGGGGCTGCGGTTCCTTGGAACGGGAGCATGTT of the Planctomycetia bacterium genome contains:
- a CDS encoding CpaF family protein; its protein translation is MKSIEIFRETTRHFLRPVLPLLDDPSVSEILINGHDSIYFERAGRLHRAEGVRFADDSAVLAAARNIGEFVGRRVDADTHSMDARLPDGSRVHVIVPPSSRNGVCISIRKFQKSSFRLESLVERGSLSAAAAEFLRLAVLLHKNIVIAGGTGTGKTSMLNALSAAIPEHERIVVIEDSSELQLHQPHTVYLEAQPPRLDGGGQVTIRDLFVDSLRMRPDRIVVGEVRRGEALDLIQSMLSGHAGSLSTVHANTPRDAAIRLETLCMMSDVALPVHVARTQVASALHLVVNIARLSDGSRRVFCISEALGLDEQNQYRFQDIFRFQPSGRDAAGSIRGNLAYMGTRPTFAAEPELLGLGAEVKLTTELFSPNL